A genomic window from Thermodesulfitimonas autotrophica includes:
- a CDS encoding flavin reductase family protein, which translates to MKQALRLLPWPVTLIGTYAGGRHNLMTASWVSQVSFRPPLVMVSVAPERYTYELLTANGEFVVSILAADQQQWAEFCGSRSGRDVDKVKELGIKTAPAQKVKVPLLADCVANLACRVVSIHPAGDHVLFVGEVIEGNTPRLEAAPLVIKDWEYGRYTKD; encoded by the coding sequence GTGAAACAGGCGCTCCGCTTGCTTCCCTGGCCAGTGACGCTCATCGGCACTTACGCCGGCGGCCGGCACAACCTGATGACCGCCTCCTGGGTGAGCCAGGTCTCTTTCCGCCCGCCGCTGGTGATGGTCTCCGTCGCGCCTGAGCGTTACACTTACGAGCTTTTAACCGCGAACGGCGAATTCGTGGTAAGCATCTTGGCGGCCGACCAGCAGCAGTGGGCCGAATTTTGCGGCAGCCGTTCCGGCCGTGATGTAGACAAAGTGAAAGAACTGGGCATCAAGACCGCGCCGGCGCAAAAAGTAAAAGTGCCGCTCCTTGCCGACTGCGTGGCGAACCTCGCGTGTCGGGTGGTAAGCATCCACCCCGCCGGCGACCACGTACTTTTCGTCGGTGAAGTGATAGAGGGCAACACCCCGCGGCTGGAAGCCGCGCCCCTCGTGATTAAGGACTGGGAGTACGGGCGCTACACGAAAGATTAA
- a CDS encoding type II toxin-antitoxin system HicB family antitoxin, whose product MAKTLEYYLSLPYKIVLHPSPEGGYAVEIPELPGCISQGDTVEEAMAMIEDAKRAWIADALEHGEPVPEPIPEEYSGRILLRTPKSLHRRLMERARAEGVSLNQYINYQLARVVGEKLALKEEQNPNNT is encoded by the coding sequence ATGGCTAAGACTCTGGAGTATTACCTGAGTCTCCCGTACAAGATTGTGTTGCACCCTTCCCCCGAAGGAGGGTACGCCGTTGAAATCCCGGAGCTCCCCGGATGCATCTCCCAGGGAGACACGGTTGAGGAAGCAATGGCGATGATCGAGGATGCTAAACGGGCGTGGATCGCCGACGCCCTGGAGCACGGGGAGCCTGTGCCGGAGCCAATCCCTGAAGAGTATAGCGGACGCATCTTGCTCCGGACGCCCAAATCGCTTCACCGCAGATTAATGGAGAGAGCTCGGGCGGAAGGGGTAAGCCTCAACCAGTACATCAACTACCAGCTCGCCCGGGTGGTTGGCGAAAAACTTGCCTTAAAAGAGGAGCAAAACCCGAACAACACCTGA
- a CDS encoding toxin HicA — MGELKKLLEKIKRNPKAVRFEELDKVLRKMGFTRSQPGSGSSHYVYRRGRQKLVVPYRRPYILQAYVVRAIKLLEEEADENG; from the coding sequence GTGGGAGAACTCAAGAAACTGCTGGAAAAGATAAAGCGCAACCCGAAGGCTGTCCGGTTTGAGGAACTCGACAAGGTGCTTCGAAAAATGGGCTTCACGAGGTCCCAACCCGGCAGCGGCTCCAGTCACTATGTGTACCGCCGGGGGCGTCAAAAGCTGGTCGTTCCTTACCGGCGGCCCTACATCCTTCAAGCCTATGTGGTGCGGGCCATCAAATTGCTCGAAGAGGAGGCCGACGAAAATGGCTAA
- a CDS encoding helix-turn-helix transcriptional regulator, which yields MAPFPPGPEDYRPYLCSGAELAESYVRCRASGVLPELARPRKILPPARLTSRLKANAALLTLVERFITPVGFTSPQRSYIYILCDKDLVALKIFAAADVLAATEKAGVKPGTVFTEASCGTNALALAREHQRLVAIRGEQHYCRLFKDWWCVASPLKDPEGEILGYLDISMHAEKELGLAAAHLRTLVDSMQREFLLLELSQRGQADLLAPVSLHIPPEVERKLTRREREVLQLILDGWTMQRSQDDFI from the coding sequence GTGGCCCCTTTTCCGCCCGGGCCGGAGGATTACCGTCCTTACCTCTGCTCAGGGGCAGAGTTGGCGGAATCTTACGTCCGCTGCCGTGCTAGTGGGGTGCTGCCGGAACTTGCCCGGCCGCGTAAAATCCTGCCCCCAGCCCGGCTTACATCCCGCCTCAAAGCCAACGCCGCCCTCCTCACTTTGGTCGAGCGCTTCATCACCCCGGTAGGCTTTACCAGCCCGCAGAGGAGCTACATCTACATCCTCTGCGACAAAGACCTGGTGGCGCTCAAAATCTTCGCCGCTGCAGATGTCTTGGCCGCCACCGAAAAAGCCGGCGTCAAGCCCGGCACCGTCTTTACCGAAGCGAGCTGCGGCACGAACGCCTTAGCACTGGCGCGGGAGCACCAGCGCCTCGTAGCCATTCGCGGGGAGCAGCACTACTGCCGGCTTTTTAAAGACTGGTGGTGCGTCGCCAGCCCACTAAAAGACCCAGAAGGCGAAATCTTGGGCTACCTCGACATTTCAATGCACGCGGAAAAGGAACTGGGTTTAGCTGCCGCACACCTGCGGACACTAGTTGACTCGATGCAGCGGGAGTTTTTGTTGTTGGAGCTATCGCAGCGCGGGCAAGCTGACCTTCTCGCACCGGTGTCGCTCCATATCCCACCGGAAGTAGAACGGAAACTTACGCGGCGGGAACGCGAGGTGCTGCAGCTCATATTGGATGGCTGGACGATGCAGAGATCGCAAGACGACTTTATATGA
- a CDS encoding LuxR C-terminal-related transcriptional regulator, giving the protein MSTGTAKTHRRNIYQKLGVSNLRELLAKLSR; this is encoded by the coding sequence ATGAGCACCGGGACAGCGAAAACCCACCGTCGAAACATCTACCAGAAGCTTGGCGTCAGTAACTTGCGGGAACTGCTGGCCAAACTCAGCCGCTGA
- a CDS encoding TolB family protein produces MRRRTVILSAVGLMIVSLLVAVPLLASRDKWSYLGPENYQLVAVADNVPVVFNALQDRDKEKVREAVSGTFRESGVEVFEQGRNPDLKTRWEDDRPEILPPLTFKKITPQNTLAGLRKEVFEVFCKGREETIKVKLAKLCVNDKSILVAANPESSSSGLVSSPDNTRCLVATEKELWLIEAGKEDAVKISKDVFNGKTYAELRSELQKKLAGEEGPAVLWWNDNPVFSPDGSKIVYMTNRDCVASGGSSLWLYDLATRKERPLVRNVAGEHYRCKAWVDNSHVIYQKFARGASRYFIADLQGNSIELKLEGQKPEIFAVHNGLLAYTPDCTAPKTVCIAKISFSDFSITRIYEKTIGGALREVMPGTTYRPRGYFAPDGSRLAYLFAPDTGETVQQIAIVDLAAKKEVVLKEAPSKEGTRAIFYDFDWLDGRRLLVRVSRVVNGMSEISSWIYVRG; encoded by the coding sequence GTGAGACGGAGGACAGTTATCTTATCGGCGGTCGGCTTGATGATCGTTTCGCTGCTAGTTGCCGTGCCTCTTTTAGCCTCCCGGGACAAGTGGAGCTATTTAGGCCCTGAGAATTACCAGTTGGTAGCCGTAGCCGATAACGTCCCTGTGGTCTTCAATGCTCTTCAGGACAGGGACAAGGAGAAAGTCAGAGAAGCGGTAAGCGGCACTTTTCGCGAAAGCGGCGTCGAAGTATTTGAGCAGGGGAGGAACCCTGATCTCAAAACCCGGTGGGAAGATGACCGACCGGAGATCCTACCACCTTTAACCTTCAAGAAGATTACGCCGCAGAATACCCTTGCCGGTCTGCGCAAAGAAGTCTTTGAAGTTTTCTGCAAGGGCAGGGAGGAAACGATAAAGGTAAAATTAGCGAAGCTCTGTGTAAACGACAAAAGCATTTTGGTGGCCGCGAACCCGGAATCGTCGTCTTCCGGACTCGTCTCTTCGCCGGATAACACTAGGTGCTTGGTTGCCACGGAGAAGGAGCTCTGGCTCATTGAGGCCGGGAAAGAAGACGCCGTCAAGATTTCAAAGGATGTGTTCAACGGGAAAACTTACGCGGAATTAAGGAGCGAATTACAAAAGAAACTTGCCGGAGAAGAAGGCCCTGCGGTTTTATGGTGGAACGATAACCCCGTCTTTAGCCCCGATGGTTCCAAGATAGTCTACATGACGAACAGGGATTGCGTCGCATCCGGTGGGAGTTCGCTCTGGCTTTATGACCTTGCCACCAGGAAGGAGCGGCCGCTGGTCAGGAACGTTGCCGGAGAACACTACCGGTGCAAAGCGTGGGTGGACAATAGCCACGTAATCTACCAAAAATTCGCGCGAGGCGCAAGCCGCTATTTTATAGCTGATCTCCAGGGTAACTCTATAGAACTTAAACTTGAGGGGCAAAAACCAGAGATATTCGCCGTTCATAACGGTTTGCTTGCTTATACCCCTGATTGCACGGCTCCTAAAACCGTTTGCATAGCGAAAATTTCTTTCTCCGACTTCTCCATCACGAGAATATACGAGAAGACGATTGGCGGGGCATTGCGCGAGGTGATGCCGGGCACCACCTATCGCCCCCGCGGTTACTTTGCCCCCGACGGCTCGCGCTTGGCTTACCTTTTTGCCCCGGATACCGGCGAGACCGTTCAGCAGATCGCTATAGTGGACCTGGCGGCGAAAAAAGAGGTTGTCCTTAAGGAAGCTCCTTCAAAGGAAGGCACAAGAGCGATTTTCTATGATTTCGATTGGCTTGATGGTCGGCGGCTGCTCGTGCGCGTATCGCGGGTCGTAAATGGGATGAGCGAGATCTCCTCTTGGATTTACGTGAGGGGGTAG